The Deltaproteobacteria bacterium genome includes a window with the following:
- a CDS encoding CinA family protein, translating to MDGLFTTLSNMEPENKLGPICKRNRWRIAVAESCTGGMVGSRITSVPGSSEYFSGGVIAYSNQLKIALLGVPSELIDKEGAVSEAVARTMAVGVVRATGVQVGLSITGVAGPGSSDQKPPGTVHIAVKTPKGLESKMLSLAGSRKEIRELTVSKALEFLVEALEKTDS from the coding sequence ATGGATGGACTTTTTACGACCCTATCAAACATGGAACCTGAGAATAAGCTGGGCCCCATCTGTAAACGGAATCGATGGCGTATCGCGGTGGCCGAATCCTGTACCGGTGGAATGGTCGGGAGCAGAATTACCTCTGTGCCTGGAAGCTCCGAATATTTTTCGGGTGGGGTGATCGCCTATTCCAACCAGTTGAAGATTGCGCTTCTCGGTGTTCCGTCCGAACTGATAGATAAGGAGGGTGCGGTAAGCGAGGCTGTCGCACGCACAATGGCCGTTGGCGTTGTTCGCGCAACAGGGGTGCAGGTGGGTCTGTCCATAACCGGCGTGGCCGGCCCGGGAAGTTCCGATCAAAAACCCCCCGGTACGGTTCATATCGCTGTGAAGACCCCAAAGGGGCTTGAGTCGAAAATGTTATCTCTTGCCGGCAGCCGGAAAGAGATAAGGGAGTTGACGGTCTCCAAAGCTCTTGAATTTCTGGTGGAAGCCTTGGAGAAAACGGATTCATGA
- the thpR gene encoding RNA 2',3'-cyclic phosphodiesterase → MRLFVALALDEKIRDALKAAVDELRRTRVPVRWVKPDGIHLTLKFLGETPGEKIDSLKSTLERITSGVYPFPITVSGMGAFPTLSNPRIIWAGVLEPSGSLEKVWDSLEAAAAAMGWKRERRGFRPHVTVGRVKGNINIKQLASAVGNMQDSVWGEQESRGLSLYRSYLDPGGAKYEVIRFFPFLGGT, encoded by the coding sequence ATGAGGCTGTTTGTCGCCCTGGCCCTGGACGAAAAGATCAGGGATGCTCTTAAAGCCGCTGTGGACGAACTGAGGAGGACCCGTGTTCCCGTCAGGTGGGTAAAACCTGATGGAATTCACCTGACCCTGAAATTTCTGGGCGAAACCCCCGGCGAAAAGATAGATTCCCTGAAGTCGACCCTTGAGAGAATTACATCCGGCGTCTATCCTTTTCCCATCACGGTATCGGGGATGGGAGCATTTCCGACTCTGTCAAATCCGAGGATCATATGGGCCGGTGTCCTGGAGCCATCGGGTTCCCTGGAAAAGGTTTGGGACTCGCTGGAGGCTGCTGCCGCTGCCATGGGCTGGAAGAGGGAACGAAGAGGTTTTCGCCCCCATGTGACGGTCGGAAGGGTCAAGGGAAATATCAATATCAAGCAACTTGCCTCAGCAGTGGGAAATATGCAGGATAGTGTCTGGGGGGAACAGGAGTCGAGGGGACTGTCTCTTTACCGCAGTTATCTCGATCCCGGCGGGGCGAAATATGAGGTAATACGGTTTTTCCCCTTCCTCGGGGGTACGTAG
- the recA gene encoding recombinase RecA: MAQNKDREKAIEAAVGQIERQFGKGSIMRLGSDEPLPNIPVISSGALPLDLALGVGGIPRGRVTEIYGPESSGKTTMTLHFIAEAQKGSGVAAFIDAEHALDIGYARKLGVKTNDMLISQPDTGEQALEITEMLLRSGAIDIIVIDSVAALVPRAEIEGEMGDSHMGLQARLMSQALRKLTGAISKTRTALVFINQIRMKIGVMFGNPETTTGGNALKFYASVRMDIRRIGTLKDGDTPIGSRVRVKVVKNKMAPPFRQAEFDLINGEGISKEGALLDMALDADLVSRSGAWYSYGEQRIGQGRENTRKFLKENPDVTMELEGKVREHYEIVPREPEVKGESE, from the coding sequence ATGGCACAGAATAAGGATAGAGAAAAAGCGATCGAAGCAGCTGTCGGCCAGATAGAAAGGCAATTCGGCAAGGGATCGATAATGCGGTTGGGGTCGGATGAACCGCTGCCGAACATTCCCGTCATATCTTCCGGCGCTTTGCCCCTGGACCTTGCTCTGGGGGTGGGTGGCATCCCCCGCGGCAGGGTCACAGAAATATACGGCCCGGAATCCTCGGGGAAAACCACCATGACGCTCCATTTTATTGCTGAGGCCCAGAAGGGTTCAGGAGTTGCCGCGTTTATCGACGCGGAACACGCCCTTGACATCGGCTACGCGCGAAAGCTTGGTGTCAAAACCAACGACATGCTCATATCGCAGCCCGATACGGGTGAGCAGGCCCTGGAGATTACCGAGATGCTGCTGCGAAGCGGGGCCATCGATATCATAGTCATCGACTCGGTGGCCGCCCTCGTACCCCGGGCCGAAATAGAGGGTGAAATGGGTGATTCCCACATGGGGCTCCAGGCCCGGCTCATGTCCCAGGCCTTGAGAAAGCTCACAGGGGCCATAAGCAAGACGAGGACGGCCCTCGTTTTTATCAATCAGATCAGGATGAAGATAGGTGTAATGTTCGGCAACCCGGAGACGACCACCGGGGGTAACGCCCTGAAATTCTACGCCTCCGTCAGAATGGATATACGTCGTATCGGCACACTGAAGGATGGAGACACTCCCATCGGGAGCAGGGTTCGGGTGAAAGTTGTCAAGAACAAGATGGCCCCGCCCTTCCGCCAGGCCGAATTCGACCTGATCAATGGAGAGGGGATTTCAAAGGAAGGCGCCCTGTTGGATATGGCCCTGGATGCGGATCTGGTCAGTCGGAGCGGCGCCTGGTACTCCTACGGTGAACAGCGTATCGGACAGGGGAGGGAAAATACACGGAAATTTCTCAAGGAAAATCCTGATGTTACCATGGAGCTCGAAGGGAAGGTCAGGGAGCATTACGAGATTGTACCCCGGGAACCTGAGGTAAAAGGAGAATCCGAATGA